In Triticum aestivum cultivar Chinese Spring chromosome 5B, IWGSC CS RefSeq v2.1, whole genome shotgun sequence, the following proteins share a genomic window:
- the LOC123112792 gene encoding cytochrome P450 78A9: protein MATPDDCAASWLLYLSLAAKCGGDHPGRLAGLLAVCAAAFALTCLLHWCFPGGPAWGRWWLTRRLKGSLVSGPRGLPLIGSMWLMTGLAHRKLAAEASRLGGRAKRLMAFSLGETRMVVAAHPDVAREILYSPAFADRPIKESAYGLLFHRAIGFAPHGAYWRALRRVASTHLFSPWQVTASAPQRAVIAHQMVAALASAGAGVEVRRVLRRASLHNVMWSVFGRRYDLGTGKESEEVRELSHLVDEGYDLLGQLNWSDHLPWLARFDPQGTRARCSRLVPLVNSFVGRIIDDHRSAAPSAAVKDFTDVLLSLQGGDRLADADMIAVLWEMVFRGTDTVAVLMEWVLARLVLHPDVQARVHEELDRAVGPDRAVTESDAASLPYLHAVIKETLRVHPPGPLLSWARLATSDIHVDGFLIPAGTTAMVNMWAITHDPDVWAEPDEFRPERFVAGQPAAELSVMGSDLRLAPFGAGRRSCPGKSLAMATVAFWLATLLHELEFLPSPDPARGVNLGETLRLSCEMAAPLAVTPRPRRPAA from the exons ATGGCGACTCCCGACGACTGCGCCGCCAGCTGGCTTCTGTACCTTTCGCTCGCCGCCAAATGCGGCGGCGATCACCccggccgcctcgccggcctcctcgCGGTCTGCGCCGCCGCCTTCGCACTCACCTGCCTCCTGCACTGGTGCTTCCCCGGCGGGCCGGCCTGGGGCAGGTGGTGGCTCACCCGCCGCCTCAAGGGCTCCCTCGTCTCGGGGCCCAGGGGCTTGCCGCTGATCGGCAGCATGTGGCTCATGACCGGCCTCGCCCACCGCAAGCTTGCCGCCGAGGCCTCGCGCCTGGGCGGCCGTGCTAAGAGGCTGATGGCCTTCTCCCTCGGCGAGACGCGCATGGTGGTCGCCGCGCACCCGGACGTGGCTAGGGAGATCCTCTACAGCCCGGCCTTCGCCGACCGCCCCATCAAGGAGTCGGCGTACGGGCTCTTGTTCCACCGCGCCATCGGCTTCGCGCCCCACGGCGCGTACTGGCGCGCGCTCCGCCGCGTCGCCTCCACGCACCTCTTCTCCCCGTGGCAGGTCACCGCGTCAGCTCCCCAGCGCGCTGTGATCGCGCACCAGATGGTCGCAGCCCTCgctagcgccggcgccggcgtcGAGGTCCGGCGCGTGCTGCGGCGCGCGTCGCTGCACAACGTGATGTGGTCCGTGTTCGGCCGCCGCTACGACCTGGGCACCGGCAAGGAGAGCGAGGAGGTCCGCGAGCTGAGCCACCTGGTGGACGAAGGCTACGACCTGCTGGGCCAGCTCAACTGGTCCGACCACCTCCCCTGGCTGGCCCGCTTCGACCCGCAGGGCACACGCGCCCGGTGCTCCCGTCTCGTCCCCCTCGTGAACAGCTTCGTCGGCCGCATCATCGACGACCACCGCTCCGccgctccgtccgccgccgtcaaGGACTTCACCGACGTCCTGCTCTCCCTCCAGGGCGGCGACAGGCTCGCCGACGCCGACATGATCGCGGTGCTCTGG GAGATGGTGTTCCGCGGGACCGACACAGTGGCGGTgctgatggagtgggtgctggCCCGGCTGGTGCTGCACCCGGACGTGCAGGCGCGGGTGCACGAGGAGCTGGACCGCGCGGTGGGGCCCGACCGCGCCGTGACCGAGTCCGATGCCGCCTCCCTCCCCTACCTCCACGCCGTCATCAAGGAGACACTCCGCGTTCACCCGCCCGGCCCGCTGCTCTCCTGGGCCCGCCTCGCCACCTCGGACATTCACGTTGACGGGTTCCTCATCCCCGCTGGCACCACAGCCATGGTGAACATGTGGGCCATAACCCACGACCCCGACGTGTGGGCCGAGCCGGACGAGTTCCGCCCGGAGCGGTTCGTCGCCGGACAGCCGGCCGCCGAGCTCTCCGTCATGGGGTCAGACCTCCGCCTGGCGCCGTTCGGGGCCGGGCGGAGGAGCTGCCCCGGGAAGAGCCTGGCGATGGCGACGGTGGCGTTCTGGCTGGCGACGCTGCTGCACGAGCTGGAGTTCCTGCCCTCCCCCGACCCGGCGCGCGGCGTCAACCTGGGGGAGACCCTGAGGCTGTCGTGCGAGATGGCGGCCCCGCTGGCCGTGACGCCGAGGCCGCGACGCCCGGCGGCGTGA